One Vigna unguiculata cultivar IT97K-499-35 chromosome 7, ASM411807v1, whole genome shotgun sequence genomic region harbors:
- the LOC114191429 gene encoding nucleobase-ascorbate transporter 4-like, translating to MNNNKQENETQAKEEEDMDEILGVAYCVARFPSWPEGIFLGFLHCVVAIGTIAMASCILVPLMGGGNEEKAEMIETLLFVGAINTLLQTWFGTRLPVVMGPSYTFLVPAVSIAVSRRMSVFEDPHQRFIQSMRAIQGALIAASFFQVIVGFLGFWRIFARCLSPLSVVPLVTLTGLGLFLSIFPTMLHCPAIALPAFFILVVFQYIDRRMKSRGVNRFAIIVSIGIAWAVAEFLFAVGAFKERSVKTQITCFTNPSALITAAPWIRVPHPFRWGRPSFNVADIFSMVSASLVATIESTGTFIAASRLGKATPIPPSVLGRGVGWLGLGTLLDGIFGTGTGSTASVANAGLLGLTRIGSRRVIQISAGFMLFFSILGKFGAFLASVPLPVVAAIYCILFAFVVSAGLGFLQFCNLNSYRSMFILGLSLCIGLSVPQYFNEYLLLPKHGRLHTASTGFNNTVQVLLSSPATVAITVAYFLDLTLRGGDTSTRRDSGRHWWEKFRSFNQDIRSEDFYSLPFNLSKFFPSI from the exons ATGAACAATAACAAACAAGAAAACGAGACACaagcaaaggaagaagaagacatgGATGAAATTCTCGGTGTTGCTTACTGTGTTGCAAGATTTCCCTCATGGC CCGAAGGGATTTTTCTTGGGTTTCTGCATTGCGTGGTTGCGATTGGGACAATTGCCATGGCTTCTTGCATCCTTGTCCCTTTGATGGGTGGTGGCAAT GAGGAGAAGGCTGAAATGATAGAGACTCTACTCTTCGTTGGGGCGATTAACACACTCCTGCAAACGTGGTTTGGAACACGTCTTCCTGTGGTCATGGGACCATCCTACACTTTCCTAGTTCCTGCTGTGTCCATTGCTGTTTCCAGGAGAATGAGTGTGTTTGAAGATCCGCATCAG AGGTTTATACAATCGATGAGAGCCATTCAGGGGGCACTTATTGCTGCATCGTTTTTTCAAGTGATTGTTGGCTTTTTAGGATTTTGGAGGATTTTCGCCAG GTGTCTGAGCCCGCTTAGTGTGGTTCCTCTTGTCACTCTCACTGGCCTTGGACTCTTCTTATCAATATTTCCAACA ATGCTACATTGTCCTGCAATTGCTCTGCCAGCTTTCTTCATTCTCGTCGTGTTCCAG TACATTGATCGAAGGATGAAATCAAGAGGAGTTAATCGATTTGCAATCATAGTTTCAATTGGAATTGCATGGGCAGTTGCTGAATTTCTTTTTGCAGTTGGTGCATTCAAAGAAAGATCGGTTAAAACTCAAATCACTTGTTTTACAAATCCATCTGCGTTAATTACTGCTGCTCCCTG GATAAGAGTTCCACATCCATTTCGATGGGGACGCCCTTCTTTCAATGTTGCTGATATTTTTTCTATGGTTTCTGCTTCTCTTGTTGCAACTATAGAg TCAACAGGGACATTCATTGCGGCATCAAGATTAGGTAAAGCAACCCCTATTCCACCATCTGTGCTTGGTCGTGGTGTTGGTTGGCTG GGCCTAGGTACTCTCTTGGATGGAATTTTTGGCACTGGAACTGGATCCACTGCATCAGT TGCAAATGCAGGACTCTTGGGTTTAACACGAATAGGAAGTCGCAGAGTCATTCAAATATCAGCCGGATTCAtgcttttcttctctatattag GAAAATTTGGAGCATTTCTTGCATCAGTGCCTTTGCCTGTTGTAGCAGCTATTTACTGCATTCTCTTTGCCTTCGTAG TATCCGCTGGGCTTGGATTTCTTCAATTCTGCAATCTTAACAGTTATAGGTCAATGTTCATCCTTGGACTTTCGCTCTGCATCGGTTTATCTGTTCCTCAGTATTTCAACGAGTATCTGTTGCTACCCAAACATGGTCGTCTCCATACAGCCTCCACTGGG TTCAACAACACAGTGCAAGTGCTTCTCTCATCCCCAGCAACTGTGGCAATAACAGTTGCTTACTTCTTGGATTTAACTCTGCGTGGTGGAGACACGTCAACTCGGCGAGACAGTGGGAGACATTGGTGGGAAAAATTCAGGAGCTTCAACCAGGATATTAGAAGTGAAGATTTCTATTCACTTCCTTTCAACCTGAGCAAATTTTTCCCCTCAATTTGA